A genomic segment from Synchiropus splendidus isolate RoL2022-P1 chromosome 18, RoL_Sspl_1.0, whole genome shotgun sequence encodes:
- the LOC128749717 gene encoding chymotrypsin-like elastase family member 2A — MKFVILALFVAGAYGCGLPTFPPILSRVVGGDDVRQSSWPWQVSLQYKSGSNFYHTCGGTLISSQWVLTAAHCIGSRTYRVFLGKHNLEASEPGSIAMSPARIVVHEEWDSYRIRNDIALIKLANPVKLSDSIMPACLPANGETLPHNAPCYVTGWGRLWTGGPIADILQQALLPVVGHSTCSRSDWWGSLVTTKMICAGGDGVLASCNGDSGGPLNCQNSDGSWDVHGVVSFGSSMGCNYPKKPSVFTKVSAYIPWINQVMTTY; from the exons ATGAAGTTTGTGATCTTGGCTTTGTTTGTCGCTGGCG CCTACGGGTGCGGCCTGCCCACCTTCCCCCCCATCCTGAGCAGGGTGGTCGGAGGAGACGACGTGCGCCAGAGCAGCTGGCCCTGGCAG GTGTCTCTGCAGTACAAGAGTGGCAGCAACTTCTACCACACCTGTGGAGGGACCCTCATCTCCAGCCAGTGGGTGCTGACTGCAGCTCACTGCATTGG AAGTCGCACCTACAGAGTCTTCCTGGGGAAGCACAACCTGGAGGCCAGCGAGCCGGGCTCCATCGCCATGAGCCCCGCCAGGATTGTGGTCCACGAGGAATGGGACTCCTACAGGATCCG CAACGACATCGCCCTGATCAAACTGGCCAACCCTGTCAAGCTCTCTGACTCCATCATGCCCGCCTGCCTCCCCGCCAACGGCGAGACCCTCCCTCACAACGCTCCCTGCTACGTCACTGGCTGGGGTCGTCTCTGGA CTGGAGGTCCCATCGCTGACATCCTGCAGCAGGCGCTCCTCCCTGTGGTCGGACACTCCACCTGCAGCAGGAGTGACTGGTGGGGCAGCCTGGTGACCACCAAGATGATCTGCGCTGGAGGCGATGGAGTTCTGGCCAGCTGCAAC GGCGACTCCGGCGGCCCCCTGAACTGTCAGAACTCTGACGGTTCCTGGGACGTCCACGGTGTTGTGAGCTTCGGCTCCAGCATGGGCTGCAACTACCCCAAGAAGCCGTCGGTCTTCACCAAGGTCAGCGCCTACATCCCCTGGATCAACCAA GTGATGACCACCTACTAA
- the LOC128749718 gene encoding chymotrypsin-C-like — MKLLVLALFVAGAYGCGLPTFHPVVSRVVGGEDARPNSWPWQISLQYNREGEWRHTCGGTLIADQWVLTAAHCISNGRQYRVAMGKHNLKETEEHAVFMSPASIIVHEKWSPLFIRNDIALIKLESPVTFSDAIMAACLPPAGLILPHDEPCFVTGWGRLYTGGPIADNLQQALLPVVDHQTCTKPDWWGFQVRDTMVCAGGDGVVSGCNGDSGGPLNCKNADGAWEVHGIVSFGLGLSCNYPKKPTVFTQVSSYMDWIDSKMVAY, encoded by the exons ATGAAGCTTCTGGTCCTCGCGCTCTTCGTTGCCGGCG CCTACGGGTGCGGCTTGCCCACCTTCCACCCCGTGGTCAGCAGGGTGGTCGGCGGAGAAGACGCCCGGCCCAACAGCTGGCCCTGGCAG ATTTCCCTGCAGtacaacagagagggagagtggaGACACACCTGCGGGGGCACCCTGATCGCTGACCAGTGGGTCCTCACCGCTGCGCACTGCATCAG CAACGGGAGGCAGTACAGAGTGGCCATGGGAAAGCACAACCTGAAAGAGACGGAGGAGCACGCCGTGTTCATGAGCCCCGCCAGCATCATCGTTCACGAGAAGTGGAGCCCCTTGTTCATCCG GAACGACATCGCCCTCATCAAGCTGGAGTCTCCCGTCACCTTCAGCGACGCCATCATGGCCGCCTGCCTGCCTCCCGCCGGGCTCATCCTCCCCCACGACGAGCCCTGTTTCGTGACCGGGTGGGGTCGCCTCTACA CCGGAGGTCCCATCGCTGACAACCTGCAGCAGGCTCTGCTGCCAGTGGTGGACCACCAGACCTGCACCAAGCCTGACTGGTGGGGCTTCCAGGTGAGGGACACCATGGTCTGCGCCGGCGGCGACGGAGTGGTGTCTGGCTGCAAC GGCGACTCTGGAGGACCTCTCAACTGCAAGAACGCCGACGGAGCCTGGGAGGTCCACGGCATCGTCAGCTTCGGACTTGGACTCAGTTGCAACTACCCCAAGAAGCCCACGGTCTTCACCCAAGTCAGCTCCTACATGGACTGGATCGACTCA AAAATGGTCGCCTACTGA
- the tmem51a gene encoding transmembrane protein 51a produces the protein MRAGADGQANSAPSSSSNNNNNNNNNVSSENSGNSGSQYALCALGVGLVALGIVMIVWSVVPADPSANNTSAGDSETGSRKNKASSVAFVLVGSGVVMLLLSLCLGMRNKQREQMRLLEAQSNGAASPREQERRETAEEQAQRYAVPSYEEAVGSGQYPVSQSNLEPGASQLPSYDDLVKVDGVQFESEVPEVAPPSTQPGPATGGAPSTSNRRAAKNSRKLLPIKIRRIKSEKMPAKSGDTPQPAAALSIEPLTPPPQYEDKVPPL, from the exons ATGCGAGCAGGTGCCGACGGACAAGCCAACAGCgcccccagcagcagcagcaacaataacaacaacaacaacaataacgtCAGCAGTGAGAACTCTGGGAACTCGGGCTCCCAGTATGCTCTCTGTGCCCTCGGCGTGGGTCTCGTAGCTCTGGGCATCGTGATGATTGTGTGGAGCGTGGTTCCTGCTGACCCGTCTGCCAACAACACCAGCGCCGGAGATAGCGAGACAGGCAGCAGGAAGAATAAAGCCTCGTCGGTGGCCTTTGTCCTGGTGGGGTCCGGGGTGGTCATGCTGCTGTTGTCCCTGTGTTTGGGAATGAGGAACAAACAGAGGGAGCAGATGAGACTTCTGGAGGCTCAGAGCAATGGAGCGGCCTCACCCAGGGAGCAGGAGCGCAGAGAGAC GGCGGAGGAACAAGCCCAGCGTTACGCGGTCCCCTCGTACGAGGAGGCTGTCGGCAGTGGCCAGTACCCGGTCAGTCAGAGCAACCTTGAGCCCGGCGCTTCCCAGCTGCCGTCGTACGACGACCTGGTCAAAGTCGACGGGGTGCAGTTTGAGTCCGAGGTGCCAGAGGTCGCGCCTCCTTCGACGCAGCCCGGTCCTGCAACCGGCGGCGCTCCTTCCACCTCCAATCGCAGAGCGGCTAAAAACAGCCGCAAGCTCCTCCCCATCAAAATCCGCCGGATCAAGTCGGAGAAGATGCCCGCCAAGTCCGGGGACACCCCTCAACCTGCCGCCGCATTAAGCATAGAACCGCTCACCCCGCCGCCGCAGTACGAGGACAAAGTTCCTCCTCTCTAA
- the LOC128750037 gene encoding chymotrypsin-like elastase family member 2A, producing the protein MRQLLVLTLTIASVCGCGVPTFPPLLSRVVAGEDARPHSWPWQVSLQSDSSGRWRHVCGGSLISSEWVLTAAHCFNERYSYRVEVGRHSLKEHEEGSQAVAAAKIIAHEAYSVLLSRNDIALIKLSSPVSFSDTVEPICLPGSGLSLAHGAACYVTGWGRLSTQGALADILQQALLPVVDHQTCSQPDWWSVLATDKMVCAGGDGVAAGCNGDSGGPLNCQNPDGSWEVHGVVSFGSGQGCNVFQKPTVFTQVSSYIDWINKVVANN; encoded by the exons ATGAGGCAGCTCCTGGTTCTCACTCTCACCATTGCAAGTG TTTGTGGATGTGGCGTGCCGACGTTCCCTCCGCTGCTGAGCAGGGTGGTGGCAGGAGAAGACGCCAGACCCCACAGTTGGCCCTGGCAG GTCTCGCTGCAGTCAGACAGCAGTGGGCGCTGGAGACACGTCTGTGGCGGCTCCCTCATCTCCTCTGAGTGGGTCCTCACAGCAGCGCACTGCTTCAA TGAGCGCTACAGCTACAGAGTGGAGGTGGGCAGGCACAGTCTGAAGGAGCACGAGGAGGGCTCGCAGGCTGTGGCAGCAGCGAAGATCATCGCTCACGAGGCCTACAGCGTCCTGCTCAGTCG CAACGACATTGCCTTGATCAAGCTGTCCTCACCCGTGAGCTTCTCGGACACCGTCGAGCCCATCTGCCTCCCGGGAAGTGGCTTGAGTCTGGCGCACGGAGCGGCGTGTTATGTGACCGGCTGGGGTCGACTCTCCA CCCAGGGTGCTCTGGCAGACATCCTGCAGCAGGCCCTCCTGCCGGTGGTCGACCATCAGACCTGCTCACAGCCGGACTGGTGGAGCGTTCTGGCCACCGACAAGATGGTGTGCGCTGGAGGAGACGGAGTGGCTGCCGGCTGCAAC GGAGACTCCGGCGGCCCGCTGAACTGCCAGAACCCTGATGGGTCCTGGGAAGTCCACGGCGTGGTCAGCTTTGGTTCCGGTCAGGGCTGCAACGTCTTCCAGAAACCCACCGTCTTCACACAAGTCAGCTCCTACATCGACTGGATCAACAAA GTTGTGGCCAACAACTGA